TTGTGTTTGCCTGAGGGCCCCCAACCGGTCCTACGCTTCACACGGCAACCACGTGACTCATGTTCGTTGCCAGCGCTCTTGCGGTGCGCATCACCCACTTCACGCGCCCGCGTCGCAGCATGCCGTGCCAGATATTCCACTGCCGCCCAGGTGGCAAACTGTGTGTAGGCCGTCGCGCCACATACGCCTCACTCCGGACCGATAGCGCACGCGTCCCACCATGTAAGAGCGCTTACGTGTACGCCGCGACAACCTACACACAGTTTGCCACCTGGGCGGCACATATCATTCGCTGCCGCTGGCCCGAGTACGGGTATCCGAAGCGGGTGAGGCGTTCATTCGAAGCGTTGGCAACGCGCGCCAGCAGAGACGTTGCCGTGTGAAGCATAAGACCGGTTGGGGTCCCTCAGGCAAACACAAGAGCTGGCGGTGTTAGCCGCTTTCTTTTGCCTACTTTTCTTTGCGGCGGCAAAGAAAAGTAGGTGCCGCCCCGCACAGGGGCGACGCGTGAAGCACGAAGGCAAAGCGCGGATGCCAGCGAAAGAACAAACCAAACCGGCCGCGCCACGAAGGCAAAACGCGGATGCCAGCGCAAAGCCGAACCGCCCACATGGACACAAACTACAACCCCTTCTTAGAACCTTATCGTACTCACCGCGCCCACGCCACGCGTCGCAGCTAAAGTCATCTTCCCGATCCATACGCGCGCACAAAAAACGCAATCGTAATGCAAGCCGTAACGACCAACGTGCCATAGCGTATAACTGGCGCGGACGCACGACGCCCCACCATTGCGCCGCCATATCCCCCAATCAACGCCCCGATAAGCATAACGATCGTCTCCGGCCAATGCACCGCCCGCGCGACGATGAAAGCGACGACGGCCATCGTATTGGCCGCACTCACCAGCAGCGTGCGCGGCGCGTTGAGCAGCTTTAGCTCGCGGCTATCGAGCAGTCCCCACACGGCCATCATCATGATGCCGACCGCGCCGCCGAAATAGCCGCCATACACACCCAGCGCAAACTGCACGACGAGCACGGCCGCTCGCCCGATGTGCCAGCGCGCGCGCATCCATTCGCCGAAGCGCCGGCCGAACGCGAGCGCGACGGTCGCGACGAGCAACAGCCACGGCACGACGATATCGAAGGTCTTCGACGGCGTGAGCAGCAACAGCAATGCGCCGCATATCCCGCCGACGAGCGTCGTGAACAGCAGCGCGCGCAACGACACGGCGCCGATCGGCCCGAGCCCGTCGCGATACGCCCA
The Paraburkholderia hospita DNA segment above includes these coding regions:
- a CDS encoding sulfite exporter TauE/SafE family protein, giving the protein MNNLFFVAGAGLLAGGMNALAGGGSFVTLPALIAAGVPSVQANASSTVALFPGGLASAWAYRDGLGPIGAVSLRALLFTTLVGGICGALLLLLTPSKTFDIVVPWLLLVATVALAFGRRFGEWMRARWHIGRAAVLVVQFALGVYGGYFGGAVGIMMMAVWGLLDSRELKLLNAPRTLLVSAANTMAVVAFIVARAVHWPETIVMLIGALIGGYGGAMVGRRASAPVIRYGTLVVTACITIAFFVRAYGSGR